One Actinospica robiniae DSM 44927 genomic region harbors:
- the trpC gene encoding indole-3-glycerol phosphate synthase TrpC → MNVLEEIIEGVRADLAERQAVTPLEELKSRARTQPSAKDGVRALRGEGVAVIAEVKRSSPSKGALAAIADPAALAADYELGGASVISVLTEQRRFGGSLQDLKDVRARVDIPVLRKDFIVSSYQLWEARANGADLALLIVAALGQDALVSLIERAESIGLTPLVEVHSEEEIDRALDAGAKIIGVNARDLKTLQVDRDTFARLAPRIPDSVVRVAESGVRGPHDLIAYANAGADAVLVGESLVTGRDPRSCVADLVAAGAHPAMRRGR, encoded by the coding sequence GTGAACGTGCTCGAGGAGATCATCGAGGGTGTCCGCGCCGACCTGGCTGAGCGCCAGGCCGTCACCCCGCTCGAGGAGCTCAAGTCCCGGGCCCGGACGCAGCCGTCCGCCAAGGACGGCGTCCGCGCCCTGCGCGGCGAGGGCGTCGCGGTGATCGCCGAGGTCAAGCGGTCGAGCCCGTCCAAGGGCGCGCTGGCCGCGATCGCCGACCCGGCCGCACTGGCGGCGGACTACGAGCTCGGCGGCGCCAGCGTCATCAGTGTGCTGACCGAGCAGCGCCGGTTCGGCGGCTCGCTGCAGGACCTCAAGGACGTGCGCGCCCGGGTGGACATCCCGGTGCTGCGCAAGGACTTCATCGTCTCCAGCTACCAGCTGTGGGAGGCCCGCGCCAACGGCGCCGACCTCGCCCTGCTCATCGTCGCCGCGCTCGGCCAGGACGCGCTGGTCTCGCTGATCGAGCGGGCCGAGTCGATCGGCCTGACCCCGCTGGTCGAGGTGCACTCCGAGGAGGAGATCGACCGGGCGCTGGACGCCGGCGCCAAGATCATCGGCGTCAACGCGCGCGACCTCAAGACCCTCCAGGTGGACCGGGACACCTTCGCCCGGCTGGCCCCCCGCATCCCCGACTCGGTGGTGCGCGTGGCCGAGTCCGGCGTGCGCGGCCCGCACGACCTGATCGCCTACGCCAACGCCGGCGCGGACGCCGTGCTGGTCGGCGAGTCCCTGGTCACCGGCCGGGACCCGCGCTCCTGCGTGGCCGACCTGGTCGCCGCCGGAGCCCACCCGGCCATGCGCCGCGGCCGCTGA
- the trpB gene encoding tryptophan synthase subunit beta: MVGPRGKIGGRFMPEALMAALAELTEAYHKSKNDPEFQAELTHLLRSYANRPSLLSEAHRLSEHAGARILLKREDLNHTGSHKINNVLGQALLTKRMGKRRVIAETGAGQHGVASATAAALFDLECVVYMGEEDTERQALNVARMRMLGAEVVPVAAGSRTLKDAINEAIRDWVTNVEHTNYLFGTAAGPHPFPSMVRDFARIIGVEARAQILELTGALPDAVAACVGGGSNAIGAFHAFVPDEDVRLYGFEAGGSGLETGLHAASITGGALGVLHGARTYILQDEFGQTLPSHSISAGLDYPGVGPEHAYLHDTGRAVYEPVTDAEAMEAFRLLCRTEGIIPAIESAHAVAGALRIAPKLREELGREPVILVNLSGRGDKDMHTAAAYFSDEVALDKHSGTEA; encoded by the coding sequence ATGGTCGGCCCGCGCGGCAAGATCGGCGGCCGGTTCATGCCGGAGGCGCTGATGGCCGCCTTGGCCGAGCTGACCGAGGCCTACCACAAGTCCAAGAACGACCCCGAGTTCCAGGCCGAGCTCACCCACCTCCTGCGCAGCTACGCCAACCGGCCCTCGCTGCTCTCCGAGGCGCACCGGCTCTCCGAGCACGCGGGCGCGCGGATCCTGCTCAAGCGCGAGGACCTGAACCACACCGGCTCGCACAAGATCAACAACGTCCTCGGCCAGGCCCTGCTGACCAAGCGGATGGGCAAGCGCCGGGTCATCGCCGAGACCGGCGCCGGCCAGCACGGCGTGGCCTCGGCCACCGCCGCCGCCCTGTTCGACCTCGAGTGCGTGGTCTACATGGGCGAGGAGGACACCGAGCGCCAGGCCCTGAACGTGGCCCGGATGCGCATGCTCGGCGCCGAGGTGGTGCCGGTGGCCGCCGGCTCGCGCACGCTCAAGGACGCCATCAACGAGGCGATCCGGGACTGGGTCACCAACGTCGAGCACACCAACTACCTGTTCGGCACCGCCGCGGGCCCGCACCCGTTCCCCTCGATGGTGCGCGACTTCGCCCGCATCATCGGGGTCGAGGCGCGCGCCCAGATCCTCGAGCTCACCGGCGCGCTGCCGGACGCGGTGGCCGCGTGCGTCGGCGGCGGCTCCAACGCCATCGGCGCCTTCCACGCGTTCGTCCCGGACGAGGACGTGCGCCTCTACGGCTTCGAGGCCGGCGGCTCCGGCCTGGAGACCGGCCTGCACGCCGCCTCCATCACCGGCGGCGCGCTCGGCGTGCTGCACGGGGCCCGCACCTACATCCTGCAGGACGAGTTCGGCCAGACCCTGCCCAGCCACTCCATCTCGGCCGGCCTGGACTACCCCGGCGTCGGTCCCGAGCACGCCTACCTGCACGACACCGGCCGGGCCGTCTACGAGCCGGTCACCGACGCCGAGGCGATGGAGGCGTTCCGCCTGCTGTGCCGCACCGAGGGCATCATCCCGGCGATCGAGTCCGCGCACGCCGTGGCCGGCGCCCTGCGCATCGCCCCCAAGCTGCGCGAGGAGCTCGGCCGCGAGCCGGTCATCCTGGTCAACCTGTCCGGCCGCGGCGACAAGGACATGCACACCGCCGCTGCCTACTTCAGCGACGAAGTCGCCCTCGACAAGCACAGTGGCACGGAGGCCTGA
- the trpA gene encoding tryptophan synthase subunit alpha, whose protein sequence is MSKLSDVLAAAKAEDRAALIGYLPAGYPSVDGSIAALRAMIEGGVDIVEVGLPYSDPQMDGPVIQKAVQAALDAGVTTLDVLRVVEGAAATGAPTLVMSYWNPIERFGVDRFAAELSAAGGAGTILPDLIPEEADEWIAAADAHGLDRVFLVAQTSTSERIALTTDVCRGFVYAASLMGVTGTREAVSGSAKDLVARTREQTGLPVCVGLGVSNGVQAAEVAAFADGVIVGSAFVRRLIEAPDEAAGLAGVRALAEELAEAVRKGRR, encoded by the coding sequence GTGAGCAAGCTCTCTGATGTGCTGGCCGCGGCCAAGGCCGAGGACCGCGCGGCGCTGATCGGCTACCTGCCGGCCGGCTACCCCTCGGTGGACGGCTCGATCGCGGCCCTGCGCGCCATGATCGAGGGCGGCGTCGACATCGTCGAGGTCGGATTGCCGTATTCGGACCCGCAGATGGACGGCCCGGTGATCCAGAAGGCCGTGCAGGCCGCGCTCGACGCCGGGGTGACCACCCTGGACGTGCTGCGCGTGGTCGAGGGCGCGGCCGCCACCGGCGCGCCGACCCTGGTGATGAGCTACTGGAACCCGATCGAGCGCTTCGGCGTGGACCGCTTCGCCGCCGAGCTGAGCGCGGCCGGGGGAGCGGGCACCATCCTGCCCGACCTGATCCCGGAGGAGGCGGACGAGTGGATCGCCGCCGCCGACGCGCACGGGCTCGACCGGGTCTTCCTGGTCGCCCAGACCTCCACCTCGGAGCGGATCGCGCTGACCACGGACGTGTGCCGGGGCTTCGTCTACGCCGCCTCGCTGATGGGCGTCACCGGCACCCGGGAGGCCGTGAGCGGCTCGGCCAAGGACCTGGTCGCGCGCACCCGCGAGCAGACCGGCCTGCCGGTCTGCGTCGGCCTCGGCGTCTCCAACGGCGTCCAGGCGGCCGAGGTGGCCGCGTTCGCGGACGGGGTGATCGTCGGCTCGGCCTTCGTGCGCCGGCTGATCGAGGCGCCGGACGAGGCGGCCGGTCTGGCCGGGGTGCGCGCGCTGGCCGAGGAGCTGGCCGAGGCTGTCAGGAAGGGCCGACGGTGA
- a CDS encoding MauE/DoxX family redox-associated membrane protein: MATKGAVTGNNTDNGRRVEDEAAPPSWLDANGRWISLVARVLLGVMWVYYAAPKLATPTQNVADVRNYHILPGGLITPFAYAQPYLELALGLLLIIGLGTRLVAALSGLLLLVYIGAIISLGARGIHINCGCGGTGGVVSAGQTRYTLDVLRDVVFLIPALWLLWRPKSRFSADEALLP, encoded by the coding sequence ATGGCGACCAAGGGCGCTGTGACCGGCAACAACACCGACAACGGGCGCCGGGTCGAGGACGAGGCCGCGCCCCCGTCCTGGCTGGACGCCAACGGGCGGTGGATCTCGCTGGTCGCGCGCGTGCTGCTCGGCGTGATGTGGGTGTACTACGCGGCGCCGAAGCTGGCCACGCCGACCCAGAACGTGGCCGACGTGCGCAACTACCACATCCTGCCCGGCGGCCTGATCACGCCGTTCGCCTACGCGCAGCCCTACCTGGAGCTCGCCCTCGGCCTGCTGCTGATCATCGGCCTCGGCACCCGCCTGGTGGCCGCTCTGTCCGGGCTTCTGCTGCTGGTCTACATCGGCGCGATCATCTCGCTCGGCGCCCGCGGCATCCACATCAACTGCGGCTGCGGCGGCACCGGCGGCGTGGTCTCGGCCGGCCAGACCCGCTACACCCTGGACGTGCTGCGCGACGTGGTCTTCCTGATCCCGGCGCTCTGGCTGCTCTGGCGGCCCAAGTCGCGCTTCTCCGCCGACGAGGCGCTGCTGCCGTAG